A region of Sulfitobacter faviae DNA encodes the following proteins:
- a CDS encoding autotransporter assembly complex protein TamA translates to MDASLTPFVALSGSESGLRSYLDARYYRSFGTERPVTLAFRGQLGSVAGPDLSEAPADYLFYSGGGGSVRGQPYQTLGVELPSGDTVGGRSFVGLSAEARVALTEKIGVVGFADAGYIGSEEFYDGSGTWHSGAGLGLRYATGIGPIRLDVAVPTSGPEVDEDFQVYIGIGQAF, encoded by the coding sequence ATCGACGCCAGCCTCACGCCCTTTGTCGCTCTGTCGGGGTCTGAAAGCGGGCTGCGCAGCTATCTTGATGCGCGCTACTACCGCAGCTTCGGGACGGAGCGCCCGGTGACGCTGGCCTTTCGGGGGCAGCTTGGTTCAGTCGCGGGGCCGGACCTGTCGGAAGCGCCTGCGGATTACCTCTTTTACTCCGGCGGGGGCGGCAGCGTGCGCGGGCAACCCTATCAAACGCTTGGGGTTGAGCTGCCGAGCGGCGACACCGTGGGCGGGCGCAGCTTTGTCGGGCTATCGGCAGAGGCGCGCGTGGCCCTGACCGAGAAGATCGGCGTCGTGGGCTTTGCCGATGCGGGCTATATCGGGTCGGAAGAATTCTACGACGGATCAGGCACTTGGCACTCGGGCGCAGGTCTGGGGCTGCGCTATGCCACGGGCATCGGGCCGATCCGGCTGGACGTGGCCGTGCCCACATCGGGGCCGGAAGTGGATGAAGATTTCCAAGTCTATATCGGGATTGGACAGGCGTTTTAA
- a CDS encoding autotransporter assembly complex protein TamA, which yields MSRSWTTSWRGAAAQAAELAITGIAADSDLYATLRDGSLLAEQTDEDAEPATPQELVAAAQADYGRLLALLYDNGYFGPTLKITLDGVDAAAIPPVQPPRRIDRAVITVDPGPKFRFGATRIAPVAPGTELPDGFAAGETASLGVLKETVSAGVSGWRDVGHAKAALADQDLVAKHRERQIDAALRLAPGPKLRFGALTVTGNEDVRTARLIEIAGLPHGEVFSPEELELATERLRRTGAFDAVALIEADRIGPNDTLPITAQVTEAPKRRFGFGAELSSLEGLTLSTFWLHRNLLGGAERLRLSAEIEGIGGNSGGEDYTLSARFERPATFNEDTDFYALATLEQLDEVNYFSRQLDLEAGIERIANQNRTYSAGLGLRVAETEDAFGTNQYTLLTLPLGPSSTTATMSWTRPMAITSTPASRPLSLCRGLKAGCAAILMRATTAASGRSAR from the coding sequence TTGTCTCGCTCTTGGACTACTTCTTGGCGGGGGGCTGCGGCACAGGCCGCGGAACTGGCCATCACCGGCATCGCGGCGGATTCGGACCTCTATGCCACCCTGCGCGATGGGTCCTTGCTGGCCGAGCAAACCGATGAGGATGCCGAGCCTGCCACGCCGCAGGAATTGGTTGCCGCGGCGCAGGCCGATTATGGGCGGCTTTTGGCGCTGCTTTACGACAACGGGTATTTCGGGCCGACGCTCAAGATCACCTTGGATGGCGTCGATGCCGCCGCGATTCCCCCTGTGCAACCGCCGCGCCGCATCGACCGGGCCGTGATCACGGTAGACCCGGGGCCGAAGTTCCGCTTTGGCGCGACCCGCATCGCGCCCGTAGCACCGGGCACCGAGTTGCCGGACGGATTTGCCGCGGGGGAGACCGCGAGCCTTGGCGTGCTGAAGGAAACCGTCTCGGCCGGGGTCAGCGGTTGGCGTGACGTGGGCCACGCGAAAGCGGCATTGGCAGATCAAGACCTTGTGGCCAAACACCGTGAGCGCCAGATCGACGCCGCCCTGCGGCTGGCCCCGGGGCCAAAGCTGCGCTTTGGCGCGCTGACTGTGACCGGCAACGAAGACGTGCGCACCGCGCGGCTGATCGAAATCGCAGGGCTGCCACATGGGGAGGTCTTCTCGCCCGAAGAGTTGGAACTGGCCACCGAACGGCTGCGCCGCACCGGCGCGTTCGACGCCGTGGCGCTCATCGAAGCGGATCGCATTGGTCCTAACGACACGCTGCCCATCACCGCGCAGGTGACCGAAGCGCCCAAGCGGCGCTTTGGCTTTGGTGCGGAACTGTCCTCGCTCGAAGGGCTGACGCTGAGCACTTTCTGGCTGCACCGCAATCTGCTGGGCGGGGCCGAACGTCTGCGCCTCTCGGCTGAGATCGAAGGGATCGGCGGCAATTCGGGGGGCGAAGACTATACGCTCTCTGCCCGGTTCGAACGTCCGGCGACCTTTAACGAAGACACCGATTTCTACGCGCTGGCCACGTTGGAACAGCTGGACGAGGTGAATTACTTTTCCCGCCAGTTGGATCTGGAGGCGGGGATCGAGCGGATTGCCAACCAGAACCGCACCTATTCCGCGGGCCTCGGCCTGCGTGTGGCTGAGACCGAGGATGCCTTCGGCACCAACCAATACACCCTTCTGACCCTGCCGCTGGGGCCGAGTTCGACTACCGCGACAATGAGTTGGACGCGACCGATGGCTATTACATCGACGCCAGCCTCACGCCCTTTGTCGCTCTGTCGGGGTCTGAAAGCGGGCTGCGCAGCTATCTTGATGCGCGCTACTACCGCAGCTTCGGGACGGAGCGCCCGGTGA